A window of Methanomassiliicoccus luminyensis B10 contains these coding sequences:
- a CDS encoding NAD(P)-dependent malic enzyme, with the protein MSPDKETETELLKKANKPAELAMKYHPFYEGKIEVTAKCPVRDFNDFAIWYTPGVAEPCKDIKKNPEKVYEHTAKGNMIAIVSDGTRVLGLGDIGPEAGLPVMEGKALLFKYLGGVDAVPICLATKDTEEIIKTVKHLAPSFGGINLEDIENPKCFEILERLRKEMDIPVWHDDQQGTATIVTAGAINAHKVVGKKVSESKVAMVGAGAANIAIARIMVTAGFNVKNIIMVDSKGTLHPGREDVKKTHAEKWWMATHSNAEHVHGGIKEAMEGADIVVAASRPGPGVIQKEWIKGMADDAIVFATANPTPEIWPWEAKEAGARIVATGRSDFPNQVNNSLGFPGIFRGALDVRAWTITDEMCIAAAEAIAQTAEDHGLSEDYIVPNMDQWEVFPREAVAVGLKAMETGVARIKISRDELQHRAESAIRRARGETKLLMDQGYIRAPPE; encoded by the coding sequence ATGAGTCCTGATAAAGAAACCGAAACAGAACTGCTGAAGAAAGCTAACAAGCCCGCCGAGCTCGCCATGAAGTACCACCCCTTCTACGAGGGGAAGATCGAGGTCACCGCCAAGTGCCCGGTGAGGGACTTCAACGATTTCGCCATCTGGTACACTCCCGGGGTCGCCGAGCCGTGCAAGGACATCAAGAAGAACCCCGAGAAGGTGTACGAGCACACCGCCAAGGGCAACATGATCGCCATCGTCTCCGACGGCACCAGGGTGCTGGGTTTGGGGGACATCGGCCCCGAGGCCGGTTTGCCGGTCATGGAAGGCAAGGCCCTTTTGTTCAAGTACCTGGGCGGCGTGGACGCCGTGCCCATCTGCCTCGCCACCAAGGACACCGAGGAGATCATCAAGACCGTGAAGCACCTAGCCCCCTCCTTTGGCGGCATCAACCTCGAGGACATCGAGAACCCCAAGTGCTTCGAGATCCTGGAGCGCCTGCGGAAGGAGATGGACATCCCGGTATGGCACGATGACCAGCAGGGTACCGCCACTATCGTCACCGCCGGAGCGATCAACGCCCACAAGGTGGTCGGCAAGAAGGTCTCCGAGTCCAAGGTCGCCATGGTCGGGGCCGGGGCCGCCAACATCGCCATCGCCAGGATCATGGTGACGGCGGGATTCAATGTCAAGAACATCATCATGGTCGACAGCAAGGGGACCCTCCACCCCGGCCGCGAGGACGTCAAGAAGACCCACGCCGAGAAGTGGTGGATGGCTACGCACTCCAACGCCGAGCACGTGCACGGCGGCATCAAAGAGGCCATGGAGGGCGCCGACATAGTGGTGGCGGCGTCCCGCCCCGGCCCCGGGGTCATCCAGAAGGAATGGATAAAGGGCATGGCCGACGACGCCATCGTGTTCGCCACCGCTAACCCCACGCCAGAGATCTGGCCCTGGGAGGCCAAGGAGGCCGGCGCCCGCATCGTGGCCACCGGCCGTTCCGACTTCCCCAACCAGGTCAACAACTCTCTGGGCTTCCCCGGCATCTTCCGCGGCGCTCTCGATGTACGTGCGTGGACCATCACCGACGAGATGTGCATCGCCGCGGCCGAGGCCATCGCGCAGACGGCCGAGGACCACGGGCTGTCGGAGGACTACATCGTCCCCAACATGGACCAGTGGGAAGTATTCCCCCGTGAGGCCGTGGCCGTCGGGCTGAAGGCCATGGAGACCGGCGTCGCCCGCATCAAGATCAGCAGGGACGAGCTCCAGCATCGCGCCGAATCCGCCATCAGGCGCGCTCGCGGGGAGACCAAGCTGCTCATGGACCAGGGCTACATCAGGGCCCCTCCAGAATAA
- a CDS encoding elongation factor 1-beta, whose product MGKVAAVYNVIPESPEVPTEKIMGEIPKRVPQGVEVSNMVVKPFAFGLKIIEVTAIMDDAEGLIEKLEESLRAVPEVQGVDSVTITLV is encoded by the coding sequence ATGGGAAAAGTCGCAGCCGTTTACAATGTCATACCCGAGAGCCCCGAGGTGCCCACGGAGAAGATCATGGGGGAGATCCCCAAGCGTGTCCCCCAGGGCGTCGAGGTCAGCAACATGGTGGTAAAGCCGTTCGCCTTCGGGCTCAAGATCATCGAGGTCACCGCGATCATGGACGACGCCGAGGGCCTGATCGAGAAGCTCGAGGAATCCCTCCGCGCCGTACCGGAAGTGCAGGGCGTGGACAGCGTGACCATTACCCTGGTCTGA
- the corA gene encoding magnesium/cobalt transporter CorA produces MNKDAGGGPEGGGSRIATVCYGADSIAEDAPRSLDRALACTGLYPVAWVEIKDSLTPADAQALADKYDLHPVIVHEIVEHDPGRPKMLDFDDVIFVSLKLLRFSGTDDSIEERQSKIILGKDFLITTNTGDLPLEEVRENIRNPRSRIRKMGPDYLLYSILDSIVDGYYAVSEELGDRVEDIQDRIINENAEDALERVQRLRRSLVRFRRAIWPFREAVNAMVKGESDLIGDYAYPYFREVYDHTIELMDTIDTSRDMLSEMIDIYQTNVSNQLNQVVKVLTIISVIFAPLTFIVGFYGMNFRYLPGFEHPWGYALVTAIMVFIGAAMIGIFRKRRWF; encoded by the coding sequence ATGAACAAGGACGCCGGCGGAGGGCCGGAGGGAGGAGGGTCGAGGATCGCCACGGTATGCTACGGCGCGGACTCCATCGCCGAGGACGCCCCCCGGAGCTTGGACAGGGCCTTGGCCTGCACCGGCCTGTACCCGGTGGCCTGGGTGGAGATCAAGGACTCTCTGACGCCGGCGGACGCCCAGGCCCTGGCGGATAAGTACGACCTCCACCCGGTCATCGTGCACGAGATCGTAGAGCATGACCCAGGGCGCCCCAAGATGCTGGACTTCGACGATGTCATCTTCGTCTCCCTGAAGCTGCTGAGGTTCAGCGGGACCGACGACTCCATTGAGGAGCGGCAGTCGAAGATCATCCTGGGGAAGGACTTCCTCATCACCACCAACACCGGGGACCTTCCGCTCGAGGAGGTCAGGGAGAACATACGGAACCCCCGATCCAGGATACGCAAGATGGGGCCGGACTACCTCCTGTACAGCATCCTCGACTCCATCGTCGACGGCTACTACGCGGTCTCCGAGGAGCTGGGGGACCGCGTGGAGGACATACAGGACCGCATCATCAACGAGAACGCCGAGGACGCCTTGGAGAGGGTGCAGCGTCTGCGCCGCTCCCTGGTGAGATTTCGCCGGGCCATATGGCCGTTCCGCGAGGCGGTCAACGCCATGGTGAAGGGGGAGTCGGACCTCATCGGCGACTACGCCTATCCTTACTTCCGGGAGGTCTACGACCATACCATCGAGCTGATGGACACCATCGACACCTCCCGGGACATGCTCTCGGAGATGATCGACATCTACCAGACCAATGTGAGCAACCAGCTCAACCAGGTGGTGAAGGTGCTGACCATCATCTCCGTCATCTTCGCGCCGCTCACGTTCATCGTGGGGTTCTACGGCATGAACTTCCGCTACCTCCCGGGGTTCGAGCATCCCTGGGGGTACGCTCTGGTGACGGCCATCATGGTCTTCATCGGAGCGGCCATGATCGGCATTTTCAGGAAGCGAAGATGGTTCTGA
- a CDS encoding zinc finger domain-containing protein translates to MENEKICSSCGVRLGKNDGMTFFKCPNCGEVEIGRCPQCRDQSIAYTCQKCGFAGP, encoded by the coding sequence ATGGAGAACGAGAAGATCTGCAGCTCATGTGGAGTTAGATTGGGCAAGAACGACGGCATGACGTTCTTCAAGTGCCCCAACTGCGGCGAGGTAGAGATCGGTCGCTGCCCCCAGTGCAGGGACCAGAGCATCGCCTACACCTGCCAGAAGTGCGGGTTCGCAGGACCTTGA
- the budA gene encoding acetolactate decarboxylase, with translation MDRRAAIIMALAVAAVVIIAGFAILSASPSKDREALYQVSSLDALVEGRLAGVQPVDDLLRHGDIGVGTFEGLNGEMIVIDGKCYQALADGTVREASGSAAVPFAQVTFFDRDGTTALSGNMSEAIATLSAALASDRVFYVLRIDGTFDSITVRSVPGWEEPYPTLEEATAEQTVFSYSSIKGTLVCIVSPSFTDGMSAAGYHFHFISDDRTKGGHVLAFDISGAEAQWDETPRYVADLPK, from the coding sequence ATGGACCGTCGCGCCGCGATCATCATGGCATTGGCAGTGGCCGCCGTCGTCATCATCGCCGGCTTCGCCATCCTGTCGGCCTCGCCGTCGAAGGATAGGGAAGCGCTCTACCAGGTCTCCTCCCTGGACGCGCTGGTGGAGGGCCGCCTGGCTGGGGTGCAGCCAGTGGACGACCTCCTCCGGCACGGGGACATCGGGGTGGGGACGTTCGAAGGCCTGAACGGTGAGATGATAGTGATCGACGGCAAATGCTACCAGGCCCTTGCGGACGGGACGGTCCGGGAAGCTTCCGGCTCGGCCGCCGTCCCCTTCGCCCAGGTCACCTTCTTCGATCGGGACGGGACCACGGCCCTGAGCGGCAACATGAGCGAGGCGATAGCCACGCTCTCGGCGGCCCTGGCCTCCGACCGCGTGTTCTACGTGCTGCGCATCGACGGCACCTTCGACAGCATCACCGTGAGGAGCGTGCCGGGATGGGAGGAGCCGTACCCCACGCTGGAGGAGGCGACGGCAGAGCAAACGGTCTTCTCGTACTCGTCAATAAAGGGTACCCTGGTATGCATAGTGTCCCCCTCCTTCACCGACGGGATGAGCGCGGCCGGATATCATTTCCACTTCATCAGCGACGACCGCACCAAGGGCGGGCATGTCCTCGCCTTCGACATCTCCGGCGCGGAAGCGCAGTGGGACGAAACGCCCCGCTATGTCGCGGACCTTCCAAAGTAA
- a CDS encoding metallophosphoesterase family protein: MKIAHISDLHFASSHFVKEWADNVMTIINEERPDLLVVTGDLTADGYVSEFELAKKFIDRLDARDKLIVPGNHDARNLGYVIFEEMFGHRFPCFKSGEVSVVGLDSTEPDVDDGHVGREHYDDIIANLAGHRVRILALHHHLIPIPGTGRERQIPVDAGDVLGLCKEASVDLVLSGHKHFPWIWNLDGTYFVTTGTATTRRLKGRSHPAMGMLDIGGDELVLHEIKTDTLEREVLLRAPLRNR; the protein is encoded by the coding sequence ATGAAGATCGCGCATATCTCGGACCTGCACTTCGCCTCCTCCCACTTCGTTAAGGAATGGGCGGACAACGTCATGACCATCATCAACGAGGAGCGGCCGGACCTGCTGGTGGTCACGGGGGACCTCACCGCCGACGGCTACGTCAGCGAGTTCGAGCTGGCCAAGAAGTTCATCGACCGCCTTGACGCCAGGGACAAGCTCATCGTGCCGGGGAACCACGACGCCCGCAACCTCGGGTACGTCATCTTCGAGGAGATGTTCGGCCACAGGTTCCCCTGCTTCAAGAGCGGGGAGGTCAGTGTGGTCGGCCTCGACTCGACGGAGCCGGACGTGGACGACGGCCACGTGGGGCGGGAGCACTATGACGACATCATCGCGAACCTCGCCGGGCACCGGGTGAGGATACTGGCCCTGCACCATCATCTCATACCGATCCCCGGCACCGGGAGGGAGAGGCAGATACCGGTGGACGCCGGGGACGTCCTGGGGCTGTGCAAGGAGGCCTCGGTGGACCTGGTGCTCTCGGGGCACAAACACTTTCCCTGGATCTGGAACCTCGACGGCACCTACTTCGTCACCACCGGCACCGCCACCACCAGGCGGCTCAAGGGACGGTCGCACCCGGCCATGGGGATGCTGGACATCGGCGGGGACGAGCTGGTCCTCCACGAGATCAAGACCGACACCCTGGAGCGGGAGGTGCTCCTCAGGGCGCCCCTACGAAATCGTTGA
- a CDS encoding PPC domain-containing DNA-binding protein yields MKFSEARQGRVFVVRLEQGEIVHEVLEAFAKDHGIRAAGLLMVGAIDKGSRLVVGPEDGDVPRVVPLEHALSKPHEVAAVGTIFPDEGGRPTVHMHLAAGREGMAAAGCIRRGVKVWLIAEVIIYEMVGTNAKRVVDPATGFELLTP; encoded by the coding sequence ATGAAGTTCTCCGAGGCCCGGCAGGGGCGCGTGTTCGTGGTCCGCCTGGAACAGGGCGAGATCGTCCACGAGGTTCTGGAAGCGTTCGCCAAGGACCATGGGATCAGGGCCGCCGGGCTGCTGATGGTCGGCGCGATCGACAAGGGCTCCCGCCTGGTGGTGGGGCCGGAGGACGGCGACGTCCCCCGAGTGGTGCCGCTGGAGCATGCTCTGTCGAAGCCGCATGAGGTCGCTGCGGTGGGCACTATTTTCCCCGATGAGGGAGGCCGCCCGACGGTGCATATGCACCTGGCGGCCGGACGGGAGGGCATGGCCGCCGCGGGCTGCATACGCCGCGGGGTGAAGGTATGGCTGATCGCCGAGGTCATCATCTACGAGATGGTCGGCACCAACGCCAAGAGGGTCGTGGACCCCGCCACCGGCTTCGAGCTCCTGACCCCCTGA